In Candidatus Accumulibacter cognatus, the genomic window TCGGGGTAACTGATCCACTCGATCTCGACGGCGCCGGGGATGCGTCCGACCCAGTCCCATTCGGCACGCGTGCGCACGTCGACCAGTTTGGCGCCGGGCGCTAGTTGCCAGACTTTGTACGCCTCCTCCGGGGTCAGTGCGCCGGTGTACGGGAGGCCAAGTTCGTGCCCGCGTTCGCAGGCGAGTTGCAGCAGATCGGTCAATTTTCCCATGGTGTTCCGCTAGAGTGCCGGTGTTGAAGGACGCCCGATCAGGCGTCTGATGAATCTCGGAGTATAGATCAGTTATATCGTTCGCAGGGCAGGATGCTTTTTTTGTTGGGCACCGTATTGGTGCATTGTCAGGTTTGGTGCACCGATAGGGTGCGTCAAAAAACCTCAAGAACGCACCAGAACCTTGTGGCACAATGAAAATCCACCGGGACAGTGATTGGCACGTTTTCTGCTAATTCCCCCCGAACCCCTGTTTTTCTACTATCGCCGGCAAGTCCGGCACCTCTTCAGGAGATTTTGCAATGGCAAGCCCGCAAGACGTAATCAACATGGTCAAGGAAAACGAGGCGAAGTTCGTTGACTTCCGCTTCACCGATACGCGTGGCAAGGAGCAGCACGTGACGGTTCCGGTCAGCGCTTTTGGCGAGGACAAGTTCGAGAACGGCCACGCTTTCGATGGTTCGTCAATAGCAGGCTGGAAAGGGATTCAGGCTTCGGACATGCAGTTGATGCCCGATCCGAGCACCGCTTATGTCGATCCCTTCTTCGATGAGACCACCGTGGTCATCACCTGTGATGTGGTCGATCCGGCGGACGGTCGCGGCTATGACCGCGATCCACGTTCGATTGCCAAGCGTGCAGAAGCCTATCTCAAGTCCAGCGGTATTGGTGACACTGCTTATTTCGGACCGGAACCCGAGTTCTTCATTTTCGATTCGGTGTCGTGGAGTGTCGACATGTCGGGCTGCACCCTTAAGATCTTCTCGCAGGAAGCAGCCTGGACGAGTGGCGAAAAGGGCGACAATGAGGGCGGTTCGGGCCACCGTCCGGGGATCAAGGGTGGGTACTTCCCGGTACCGCCAGTCGATAGCCTGCACGACATCCGCTCGGCCATGGTGCTGACGCTGGAATCGGTCGGGGTGCCGGTTGAAGTGCATCACCACGAAGTCGCGACCGCCGGTCAGTGCGAGATCGGCACCCTGTTCAACACGCTGGTCAGGCGCGCCGACTGGACACAAGTGCTCAAGTACGTGGTCCATAACGTTGCTCATCAGTACGGTAAGACCGCGACCTTCATGCCGAAGCCGATTGTTGGCGACAATGGTTCGGGCATGCACGTCCATCAGTCGATCTGGAAGGATGGCAAGAACCTGTTTGCCGGCAATGGCTACGCCGGTCTTTCGGAATTGGCGCTGTTCTACATCGGCGGTATCGTCAAGCACGCCAAGGCACTGAACGCGATCACCAACCCCGGCACGAATTCGTACAAGCGCCTGGTGCCGCACTATGAAGCACCAGTCAAGCTGGCTTACTCGGCCAAGAACCGTTCGGCTTCGATCCGCGTGCCGCATGTCGCTTCCGACAAAGCCAGACGTATCGAAACCCGCTTTCCAGACCCGATCGCCAATCCCTATCTGTGCTTTTCGGCCTTGTTGATGGCCGGTCTTGACGGCATTCAGAACCGCATTCATCCGGGCGATCCGGCAGACAAGAACCTCTATGACCTGCCCCCCGAAGAAGATGCCAAGATCCCGACGGTTTGCGCCAGCCTCGAAGAAGCGCTTGAATCGCTGGACAAGGATCGCGACTTCCTGACCCGTGGCGGAGTCTTTTCCGATGACTGGATCGATGCCTTCATCGAACTCAAGATGGACGAGGTCAACAAGGTGCGCATGACCACTCACCCGGTCGAGTTCGATCTGTACTACAGCTGCTGATCGGGCAGACACAGGCTAAGATAGAGGACGGGCTTGCCCGTCCTTTTTTTGTCTACCGATCGACTTCCTGCCGCGTTACTATTAATCCGATCCCTCTCCTGGCGTCGCCTGACGTTCGGGAGGAGGTTCGCCGGTTTCCCTCTGCGGCGACTGGCTGCGACAAAGGAATACGACGACGATGAAACTGCCAGGCCTGTGTCTTTCGATTGGACTGCTCGCTGTAGTATCGGCGCACGCGCAGGATATCTACAAATGTGCCGACCCCGACGGGCGGGTGACCTACTCGAATGTGCCGAGCAAGAGTTGCCGGAAACTTATCCTTGATCCGGTCAACCTGGCGCCGGCGGCCAAGCCACCGGCTGCGGCAACGAAAACGCCGACGCCCGGCAATTTTCCGAAGGTGGATGATCAGACGCAGAAGTCGCGTGACGGCGATCGTAGACGCATCCTCGAGAACGAACTGGCAGCTGAACAGAGGAATGCCGAACAGGCGAAGAAGGACCTTGCCGAACAGGAAGGCATCATTCTGCCAAGTGAACGCATGCAGGGTGGGGCGATCAGTGGCGGCAAGGTGCAGGAGCGGATCCAGACTTACAAGGACAAGGTTGCCCTGCATCAACGTAATGTCGAAGCCATCCAGAAAGAACTCGCCAATCTGCGCTGATCGACATGATCGTCAGGGCCTGCCGCTCTGCAAAGCCAATGCCTGAACATTCTGCAAATCCCTTCGCCGGTCTTGATCTGCTGTCATCGGCGGTGGTGTTGCTCGACACGCGCCTAGTCATCCGCTACCTGAATCCGGCAGCCGAGAACCTCCTGGAGATCAGCAACAAGGTTTTTACCGGTTGCCCCCTGGAGGGCGTCATGGAGTGTCCGCCGAGATTGCTGGCGGCACTCGACAGCGTTCTCAACCAGGGCTGGGGCTATACCGGGCAGAAAATCGGTTTACGGCTCGTCGGTGGCGAGGTCTTGCAACTGAACTGCACGGTCAACCCGGTTGATTCCCCCGAGGCCAGCCTGCTGGTCGAATTATGGCCGATCGATCAACAATTGCGGGCAACTCGAGAAGAGCGTCTGGTGGAGCAGCAGCAGGCC contains:
- the glnA gene encoding type I glutamate--ammonia ligase — protein: MASPQDVINMVKENEAKFVDFRFTDTRGKEQHVTVPVSAFGEDKFENGHAFDGSSIAGWKGIQASDMQLMPDPSTAYVDPFFDETTVVITCDVVDPADGRGYDRDPRSIAKRAEAYLKSSGIGDTAYFGPEPEFFIFDSVSWSVDMSGCTLKIFSQEAAWTSGEKGDNEGGSGHRPGIKGGYFPVPPVDSLHDIRSAMVLTLESVGVPVEVHHHEVATAGQCEIGTLFNTLVRRADWTQVLKYVVHNVAHQYGKTATFMPKPIVGDNGSGMHVHQSIWKDGKNLFAGNGYAGLSELALFYIGGIVKHAKALNAITNPGTNSYKRLVPHYEAPVKLAYSAKNRSASIRVPHVASDKARRIETRFPDPIANPYLCFSALLMAGLDGIQNRIHPGDPADKNLYDLPPEEDAKIPTVCASLEEALESLDKDRDFLTRGGVFSDDWIDAFIELKMDEVNKVRMTTHPVEFDLYYSC
- a CDS encoding DUF4124 domain-containing protein; this encodes MKLPGLCLSIGLLAVVSAHAQDIYKCADPDGRVTYSNVPSKSCRKLILDPVNLAPAAKPPAAATKTPTPGNFPKVDDQTQKSRDGDRRRILENELAAEQRNAEQAKKDLAEQEGIILPSERMQGGAISGGKVQERIQTYKDKVALHQRNVEAIQKELANLR